The Henckelia pumila isolate YLH828 chromosome 2, ASM3356847v2, whole genome shotgun sequence genome includes a window with the following:
- the LOC140878492 gene encoding pectinesterase 2.1-like — protein sequence MEKAFQNGDNAKSSGKTEPCRPWKKHSRTVIMQSLLGKLIDPKGWLEWPGVKRFDNVYDVEFDNHGPGAALSENQRANWSHVIYDRAEVVKFTARNFIDGENWIKSTGIPYYPDLF from the exons ATGGAAAAAGCATTCCAGAACGGTGATAATGCAAAGTCTTCTGGGAAAACTGAACCGT GCCGACCATGGAAAAAGCATTCCAGAACGGTGATCATGCAAAGTCTTCTGGGAAAACTGATCGATCCAAAGGGATGGCTGGAGTGGCCAGGAGTTAAAAGATTTGACAATGTGTATGATGTGGAATTCGATAACCACGGACCTGGTGCTGCATTAAGTGAAAATCAGAGAGCTAACTGGTCGCACGTTATCTACGACAGAGCTGAGGTTGTCAAGTTTACGGCCAGAAACTTCATTGATGGTGAAAATTGGATTAAATCCACTGGAATTCCATATTACCCTGACTTGTTCtaa